Proteins encoded by one window of Vigna radiata var. radiata cultivar VC1973A chromosome 5, Vradiata_ver6, whole genome shotgun sequence:
- the LOC106761953 gene encoding uncharacterized protein LOC106761953 isoform X2: MSPVSSSVQVPSSTSPFAGLVICVTGLSKEARNQVMEATERLGGLYSPNLHPQCTHLVVQSFGGRKFGHALKHGAKNGLFIVTLGWFVDSVRKNVRLSESHYRVKSYGDNNVLMEDFRPLSEYTNADNHCLPARIHQVKKANNVEELQRFSVRESIRNSDSALSGCSIYVDPGISSELRNKVIESASREGANLVEQWFVGCNVSHVVTEGTSIQRYLGYCNNLITPLWIIKTAKEKYVRRLVHMSVDLAKQVGLMLEDVNSGISGKEVIKQKATDYPLDSESEVGYEERQQIVNSAKIGVRNRRGRRMQTCQTPIRPITPNNLLDSICWSISDSTSTASIYTDSFSVEDPSENHASIFFDAKGDGKDSEASFSNSTRPLTESEKSELIFKNHFLTILFPIDRFSEMGPSSRTFFSHNGFTCLQVLDHIHAFYQENMSRQEIEVAIHSDSRHADRLRSVYSSKETIARGHVMFKRVEFLGSRTSFEMLKRVSGENNSNVYELLLRA; the protein is encoded by the exons ATGTCTCCTGTTTCGTCCTCTGTGCAAGTGCCATCATCAACTTCTCCTTTTGCCGGTCTCGTCATATGCGTCACTGGTTTATCTAAAG AAGCAAGGAATCAGGTCATGGAGGCTACAGAGAGATTAGGTGGCCTGTATAGCCCTAATTTGCATCCTCAATGTACCCATTTGGTGGTTCAG AGTTTTGGTGGACGTAAGTTTGGGCATGCACTGAAGCATGGAGCAAAAAATGGGCTTTTTATTGTCACACTGGGTTGGTTTGTGGATAGCGTCAGGAAAAATG TGAGGTTGAGCGAATCACATTATAGAGTGAAGAGTTATGGGGATAACAATGTGCTCATGGAAGACTTTAGGCCGCTTTCTGAGTATACAAATGCTGATAATCATTGTCTTCCGGCGAGAATCCACCAAGTGAAGAAAGCTAATAATGTTGAGGAACTTCAAAGATTCTCTGTGAGAGAGTCTATCAGAAATTCGGACTCAGCTTTGTCTGGTTGCTCCATCTATGTTGATCCAGGCATTTCATCCGAGTTGAGGAACAAG GTTATTGAGTCTGCTTCAAGAGAAGGTGCTAATTTGGTGGAACAATGGTTTGTTGGCTGCAATGTTAGTCATGTAGTAACTGAAGGGACATCAATCCAAAGATACCTTGGATACTGTAATAACCTCATTACA CCTCTGTGGATAATCAAAACAGCTAAGGAGAAATATGTGCGAAGGCTTGTTCACATGTCTGTTGATTTGGCAAAGCAAGTTGGCCTGATGCTTGAAGACGTTAATAGTGGCATTTCAGGAAAG GAAGTAATAAAGCAAAAAGCCACTGACTATCCTCTAGACAGTGAAAGTGAAGTCGGCTATGAAGAAAGACAACAAATTGTGAACTCTGCAAAAATTGGAGTCAGAAATCGCCGTGGCCGTCGAATGCAG ACTTGTCAGACTCCAATACGTCCTATAACACCCAACAACCTTCTAGACTCTATCTGCTGGTCTATATCTGACTCAACTTCAACTGCTTCCATCTACACAGACTCTTTTAGTGTTGAAGATCCTAGTGAAAATCACGCTTCAATATTTTTCGACGCAAAAGGGGATGGCAAGGATTCAGAAGCTTCATTTTCGAACTCTACTCGTCCTCTGACAGAAAG TGAGAAATCCGAGTTGATATTCAAAAACCATTTCCTTACTATACTCTTCCCAATTGACCGTTTTTCCGAGATGGGTCCTTCATCGAGAACGTTTTTCAGCCATAATGGCTTTACGTGTCTTCAGGTGTTGGATCATATACATGCTTTTTATCAG GAGAACATGTCAAGGCAGGAAATTGAAGTTGCAATTCATAGTGATTCAAGACATGCTGATAGGCTTCGATCAGTGTACTCAAGTAAGGAAACAATAGCACGTGGCCACGTAATGTTCAAAAGGGTTGAATTCTTGGGTAGTCGAACAAGTTTTGAAATGTTGAAGCGTGTAAGTGGGGAAAACAACTCCAACGTTTATGAGCTATTACTTAGGGCCTAA
- the LOC106761953 gene encoding uncharacterized protein LOC106761953 isoform X1, with amino-acid sequence MGGDGRVEVVSGKGCSRLFSSSLPSFRGLQPLEPMSPVSSSVQVPSSTSPFAGLVICVTGLSKEARNQVMEATERLGGLYSPNLHPQCTHLVVQSFGGRKFGHALKHGAKNGLFIVTLGWFVDSVRKNVRLSESHYRVKSYGDNNVLMEDFRPLSEYTNADNHCLPARIHQVKKANNVEELQRFSVRESIRNSDSALSGCSIYVDPGISSELRNKVIESASREGANLVEQWFVGCNVSHVVTEGTSIQRYLGYCNNLITPLWIIKTAKEKYVRRLVHMSVDLAKQVGLMLEDVNSGISGKEVIKQKATDYPLDSESEVGYEERQQIVNSAKIGVRNRRGRRMQTCQTPIRPITPNNLLDSICWSISDSTSTASIYTDSFSVEDPSENHASIFFDAKGDGKDSEASFSNSTRPLTESEKSELIFKNHFLTILFPIDRFSEMGPSSRTFFSHNGFTCLQVLDHIHAFYQENMSRQEIEVAIHSDSRHADRLRSVYSSKETIARGHVMFKRVEFLGSRTSFEMLKRVSGENNSNVYELLLRA; translated from the exons ATGGGTGGTGATGGTAGAGTTGAAGTTGTGAGTGGCAAGGGGTGTTCGAGGCTGTTTTCATCTTCACTTCCTTCGTTCAGAGGTTTGCAACCATTGGAGCCAATGTCTCCTGTTTCGTCCTCTGTGCAAGTGCCATCATCAACTTCTCCTTTTGCCGGTCTCGTCATATGCGTCACTGGTTTATCTAAAG AAGCAAGGAATCAGGTCATGGAGGCTACAGAGAGATTAGGTGGCCTGTATAGCCCTAATTTGCATCCTCAATGTACCCATTTGGTGGTTCAG AGTTTTGGTGGACGTAAGTTTGGGCATGCACTGAAGCATGGAGCAAAAAATGGGCTTTTTATTGTCACACTGGGTTGGTTTGTGGATAGCGTCAGGAAAAATG TGAGGTTGAGCGAATCACATTATAGAGTGAAGAGTTATGGGGATAACAATGTGCTCATGGAAGACTTTAGGCCGCTTTCTGAGTATACAAATGCTGATAATCATTGTCTTCCGGCGAGAATCCACCAAGTGAAGAAAGCTAATAATGTTGAGGAACTTCAAAGATTCTCTGTGAGAGAGTCTATCAGAAATTCGGACTCAGCTTTGTCTGGTTGCTCCATCTATGTTGATCCAGGCATTTCATCCGAGTTGAGGAACAAG GTTATTGAGTCTGCTTCAAGAGAAGGTGCTAATTTGGTGGAACAATGGTTTGTTGGCTGCAATGTTAGTCATGTAGTAACTGAAGGGACATCAATCCAAAGATACCTTGGATACTGTAATAACCTCATTACA CCTCTGTGGATAATCAAAACAGCTAAGGAGAAATATGTGCGAAGGCTTGTTCACATGTCTGTTGATTTGGCAAAGCAAGTTGGCCTGATGCTTGAAGACGTTAATAGTGGCATTTCAGGAAAG GAAGTAATAAAGCAAAAAGCCACTGACTATCCTCTAGACAGTGAAAGTGAAGTCGGCTATGAAGAAAGACAACAAATTGTGAACTCTGCAAAAATTGGAGTCAGAAATCGCCGTGGCCGTCGAATGCAG ACTTGTCAGACTCCAATACGTCCTATAACACCCAACAACCTTCTAGACTCTATCTGCTGGTCTATATCTGACTCAACTTCAACTGCTTCCATCTACACAGACTCTTTTAGTGTTGAAGATCCTAGTGAAAATCACGCTTCAATATTTTTCGACGCAAAAGGGGATGGCAAGGATTCAGAAGCTTCATTTTCGAACTCTACTCGTCCTCTGACAGAAAG TGAGAAATCCGAGTTGATATTCAAAAACCATTTCCTTACTATACTCTTCCCAATTGACCGTTTTTCCGAGATGGGTCCTTCATCGAGAACGTTTTTCAGCCATAATGGCTTTACGTGTCTTCAGGTGTTGGATCATATACATGCTTTTTATCAG GAGAACATGTCAAGGCAGGAAATTGAAGTTGCAATTCATAGTGATTCAAGACATGCTGATAGGCTTCGATCAGTGTACTCAAGTAAGGAAACAATAGCACGTGGCCACGTAATGTTCAAAAGGGTTGAATTCTTGGGTAGTCGAACAAGTTTTGAAATGTTGAAGCGTGTAAGTGGGGAAAACAACTCCAACGTTTATGAGCTATTACTTAGGGCCTAA